In a single window of the Raphanus sativus cultivar WK10039 chromosome 9, ASM80110v3, whole genome shotgun sequence genome:
- the LOC130499433 gene encoding regulatory protein NPR1-like isoform X1 produces MDSIAAGFGNSYEISSTCFFASSPTTDNTDSSILDVSALRLLSNSLESVFDSPESFYSDAKLVLSCGREVPFHRVLLAARSPFFRNALTTNAVVKLELKEIAKDHVVGVDSVIAVLAYIYTGRVKPPPRGVSECADENCRHVSCRPAVDFMVEVLYLASVFEVYELVTLYQRHLLDVIDKVVIEEDTLLLILKLSSICGEACKKLTDRCVEVIVNSDVDLVTLDKSLPQHIVKEIVNLRNDLGIEVPGVGKHVLNIYKALDSDDVELVEMLLSEGHTNLDDAYALHFAVKYCDVKTANDLLDLEIADVNLRNPRGYTVLYVAAMRKEPDLIVSLLTKGSRASETSLEGRTALLIAKQVTMAAEYSYLAEQCKPSLKGRLCVEILEQANKGDRFPGDAVSPSLAMADHELKMRLLYLENRVALAQRLFPTEAQVAMNIAQTKGTSEFTGSSLDPDHLAGAKRTSPDLKTAPFKILEEHQRRLKALSKTVELGKRFFPQCSAVLDQIMDCDDLNQLACGEGDTPQKRLQKKQRYMEIQEIVKKAFIEDKEELVNSSLSPSSSSTSKSIAGKRSKLYHRRR; encoded by the exons ATGGATTCCATTGCTGCTGGATTCGGCAATTCTTACGAGATCAGCAGCACTTGCTTCTTCGCCTCCTCACCTACTACGGATAACACCGACTCATCTATTCTTGATGTGTCGGCTCTGCGACTTCTCTCCAACTCCCTCGAGTCCGTCTTCGACTCGCCGGAATCTTTCTACAGCGACGCCAAGCTCGTTCTCTCCTGCGGACGGGAAGTACCCTTCCACCGTGTTCTCCTCGCAGCGAGGAGCCCCTTCTTCAGAAACGCCCTGACCACCAACGCCGTCGTGAAGCTCGAGCTGAAGGAGATCGCCAAGGATCACGTCGTCGGCGTCGATTCGGTGATCGCCGTTTTAGCGTACATTTACACCGGAAGAGTGAAGCCGCCGCCGAGAGGGGTCTCCGAATGCGCAGACGAGAATTGCCGCCACGTGTCCTGCCGTCCCGCGGTGGATTTCATGGTGGAGGTGCTGTACTTAGCTTCCGTCTTCGAGGTTTATGAACTGGTTACGCTCTACCAGCGGCATTTACTTGACGTCATAGACAAAGTTGTAATAGAAGAGGACACGTTATTACTCATACTCAAGCTTTCTAGTATCTGTGGTGAAGCTTGCAAGAAGCTAACAGATAGATGCGTAGAGGTTATTGTCAACTCTGACGTGGACTTAGTTACTCTTGACAAGTCATTGCCTCAACATATTGTCAAAGAGATAGTTAACCTCCGTAACGATCTAGGCATCGAGGTGCCTGGGGTAGGGAAACATGTCTTGAATATATACAAGGCACTTGACTCCGACGATGTCGAGCTTGTCGAGATGCTTTTGAGTGAGGGGCACACTAATCTTGATGATGCCTACGCTCTTCATTTCGCTGTTAAGTACTGCGATGTTAAGACCGCAAACGATCTCCTTGACCTAGAGATTGCCGATGTCAACCTTAGGAATCCGAGGGGATACACGGTGCTTTACGTTGCCGCCATGCGCAAGGAGCCTGATCTGATAGTATCTCTGTTGACGAAAGGGTCACGTGCATCGGAAACGTCTTTGGAAGGTAGAACGGCTCTCTTGATTGCGAAACAAGTCACCATGGCGGCTGAATATAGTTATCTTGCGGAGCAATGCAAGCCTTCTCTCAAAGGTAGGCTATGCGTAGAGATACTGGAGCAAGCGAACAAAGGAGACCGGTTTCCTGGAGATGCTGTTTCTCCCTCTCTTGCAATGGCGGACCATGAACTCAAGATGAGGCTGCTCTATCTTGAAAACAGAG TTGCATTGGCTCAACGTCTCTTCCCAACGGAAGCACAAGTCGCAATGAATATCGCCCAAACGAAGGGAACATCCGAGTTCACTGGGTCTAGCCTCGACCCTGACCATCTGGCTGGTGCAAAGAGGACATCGCCGGATCTAAAGACAGCACCTTTTAAAATCCTAGAAGAGCATCAACGCAGATTAAAAGCGCTTTCTAAAACCG TGGAACTGGGGAAACGCTTCTTCCCACAATGTTCGGCAGTACTTGATCAGATTATGGACTGTGATGATTTGAATCAGCTGGCTTGCGGAGAAGGCGACACTCCTCAGAAAAGACTACAAAAGAAGCAGAGGTACATGGAAATACAGGAGATTGTGAAGAAGGCCTTTATTGAGGACAAGGAGGAACTTGTAAACTCGTCTCTCTCACCTTCGTCTTCTTCCACGTCGAAATCAATAGCTGGAAAGAGGTCTAAACTCTACCATCGCCGTCGGTGA
- the LOC130499433 gene encoding regulatory protein NPR1-like isoform X2 — protein MDSIAAGFGNSYEISSTCFFASSPTTDNTDSSILDVSALRLLSNSLESVFDSPESFYSDAKLVLSCGREVPFHRVLLAARSPFFRNALTTNAVVKLELKEIAKDHVVGVDSVIAVLAYIYTGRVKPPPRGVSECADENCRHVSCRPAVDFMVEVLYLASVFEVYELVTLYQRHLLDVIDKVVIEEDTLLLILKLSSICGEACKKLTDRCVEVIVNSDVDLVTLDKSLPQHIVKEIVNLRNDLGIEVPGVGKHVLNIYKALDSDDVELVEMLLSEGHTNLDDAYALHFAVKYCDVKTANDLLDLEIADVNLRNPRGYTVLYVAAMRKEPDLIVSLLTKGSRASETSLEGRTALLIAKQVTMAAEYSYLAEQCKPSLKGRLCVEILEQANKGDRFPGDAVSPSLAMADHELKMRLLYLENRVALAQRLFPTEAQVAMNIAQTKGTSEFTGSSLDPDHLAGAKRTSPDLKTAPFKILEEHQRRLKALSKTAGLRRRRHSSEKTTKEAEVHGNTGDCEEGLY, from the exons ATGGATTCCATTGCTGCTGGATTCGGCAATTCTTACGAGATCAGCAGCACTTGCTTCTTCGCCTCCTCACCTACTACGGATAACACCGACTCATCTATTCTTGATGTGTCGGCTCTGCGACTTCTCTCCAACTCCCTCGAGTCCGTCTTCGACTCGCCGGAATCTTTCTACAGCGACGCCAAGCTCGTTCTCTCCTGCGGACGGGAAGTACCCTTCCACCGTGTTCTCCTCGCAGCGAGGAGCCCCTTCTTCAGAAACGCCCTGACCACCAACGCCGTCGTGAAGCTCGAGCTGAAGGAGATCGCCAAGGATCACGTCGTCGGCGTCGATTCGGTGATCGCCGTTTTAGCGTACATTTACACCGGAAGAGTGAAGCCGCCGCCGAGAGGGGTCTCCGAATGCGCAGACGAGAATTGCCGCCACGTGTCCTGCCGTCCCGCGGTGGATTTCATGGTGGAGGTGCTGTACTTAGCTTCCGTCTTCGAGGTTTATGAACTGGTTACGCTCTACCAGCGGCATTTACTTGACGTCATAGACAAAGTTGTAATAGAAGAGGACACGTTATTACTCATACTCAAGCTTTCTAGTATCTGTGGTGAAGCTTGCAAGAAGCTAACAGATAGATGCGTAGAGGTTATTGTCAACTCTGACGTGGACTTAGTTACTCTTGACAAGTCATTGCCTCAACATATTGTCAAAGAGATAGTTAACCTCCGTAACGATCTAGGCATCGAGGTGCCTGGGGTAGGGAAACATGTCTTGAATATATACAAGGCACTTGACTCCGACGATGTCGAGCTTGTCGAGATGCTTTTGAGTGAGGGGCACACTAATCTTGATGATGCCTACGCTCTTCATTTCGCTGTTAAGTACTGCGATGTTAAGACCGCAAACGATCTCCTTGACCTAGAGATTGCCGATGTCAACCTTAGGAATCCGAGGGGATACACGGTGCTTTACGTTGCCGCCATGCGCAAGGAGCCTGATCTGATAGTATCTCTGTTGACGAAAGGGTCACGTGCATCGGAAACGTCTTTGGAAGGTAGAACGGCTCTCTTGATTGCGAAACAAGTCACCATGGCGGCTGAATATAGTTATCTTGCGGAGCAATGCAAGCCTTCTCTCAAAGGTAGGCTATGCGTAGAGATACTGGAGCAAGCGAACAAAGGAGACCGGTTTCCTGGAGATGCTGTTTCTCCCTCTCTTGCAATGGCGGACCATGAACTCAAGATGAGGCTGCTCTATCTTGAAAACAGAG TTGCATTGGCTCAACGTCTCTTCCCAACGGAAGCACAAGTCGCAATGAATATCGCCCAAACGAAGGGAACATCCGAGTTCACTGGGTCTAGCCTCGACCCTGACCATCTGGCTGGTGCAAAGAGGACATCGCCGGATCTAAAGACAGCACCTTTTAAAATCCTAGAAGAGCATCAACGCAGATTAAAAGCGCTTTCTAAAACCG CTGGCTTGCGGAGAAGGCGACACTCCTCAGAAAAGACTACAAAAGAAGCAGAGGTACATGGAAATACAGGAGATTGTGAAGAAGGCCTTTATTGA